From a region of the Chlamydiota bacterium genome:
- the rpiB gene encoding ribose 5-phosphate isomerase B, whose protein sequence is MKIAIGSDHAGFRYKEEIKKHLLALGYEVKDFGTHSESPVDYPLFIRPVAQAVARGEYERGIVLGGSGNGEAMVANRVQGVRCALCWNPDSARLARQHNNANMISLGQRLISLETALELVDLWLLTPFEGGRHEPRIRMIDEN, encoded by the coding sequence ATGAAAATTGCTATTGGATCTGATCATGCAGGTTTCAGATATAAAGAAGAAATCAAAAAACATCTCCTTGCTTTAGGCTATGAGGTTAAAGATTTCGGAACCCATTCTGAAAGCCCTGTTGATTATCCTCTTTTTATTCGTCCCGTTGCCCAGGCCGTTGCCCGGGGAGAATATGAACGGGGAATTGTGCTTGGGGGATCCGGCAATGGAGAGGCCATGGTCGCTAATCGAGTTCAAGGGGTTCGATGTGCCTTGTGCTGGAATCCTGATTCAGCCCGTTTGGCCCGTCAACATAACAATGCAAACATGATCTCCCTGGGACAAAGACTGATTTCGCTTGAAACAGCTTTAGAGCTTGTAGATCTATGGCTTTTGACCCCCTTTGAGGGAGGACGCCATGAGCCAAGGATTCGGATGATCGATGAGAATTAG